A single window of Fervidicoccus fontis Kam940 DNA harbors:
- a CDS encoding SDR family NAD(P)-dependent oxidoreductase yields MSLKNKISIVTGGGSGIGRAIAEKLSSLGSTVIIFDVSEEGGLSTVREINSKGGSSYFFKVDVSNEESVKRGIENAVEKTGGIDVLVNNAGIEPPSKSLLELSVEEYDRVLNINLKGVWLMTKYATPYIAKRGGGSVINIASVAGIMPLAGAMPYSVSKAGVIMLTKVSAVELGKLKIRVNAIAPGWVDTPMIERAARNLKLTPEEFKKINSQRIILGRFASPEEIANAVAFLASDESSYITGSLVVVDGGISIT; encoded by the coding sequence TTGAGTCTTAAAAATAAAATTTCAATAGTAACTGGGGGAGGCAGTGGAATTGGAAGGGCTATAGCAGAAAAGCTGTCCTCTCTAGGCTCAACAGTTATAATATTCGATGTTTCTGAAGAAGGTGGGTTATCTACAGTAAGAGAAATAAACAGCAAGGGGGGAAGCTCCTACTTTTTCAAAGTTGACGTATCAAATGAGGAAAGCGTAAAGAGAGGGATAGAAAATGCGGTAGAAAAGACGGGAGGAATTGATGTGTTAGTAAATAATGCGGGAATTGAGCCCCCAAGCAAATCTTTGCTAGAATTGAGCGTTGAAGAATATGACAGAGTACTCAACATAAACCTCAAAGGAGTCTGGCTCATGACTAAGTATGCTACACCATATATAGCAAAGAGAGGTGGGGGATCTGTTATCAATATTGCCTCCGTTGCAGGCATAATGCCCCTAGCTGGAGCAATGCCATACAGCGTCTCAAAAGCAGGAGTTATAATGCTGACTAAGGTATCTGCGGTGGAGCTTGGAAAGCTCAAAATTAGAGTGAATGCGATTGCTCCTGGATGGGTTGACACCCCTATGATTGAAAGAGCTGCTAGGAATTTGAAGCTCACCCCAGAAGAGTTCAAAAAGATCAATTCTCAGAGGATAATACTAGGAAGGTTTGCAAGTCCTGAGGAGATAGCTAATGCGGTTGCATTCCTCGCTTCTGACGAGTCCTCTTATATAACTGGAAGTTTAGTGGTTGTTGATGGAGGAATTTCCATAACCTAA
- a CDS encoding MFS transporter, with protein sequence MSASKSTSTLNRNHLEIFAIVSMSFFLDGVLFSLIPTTLYLIPSILPYASLILMLNSASFMLGSLTFGVVSDRIGRRRGLITSLSIYTISTIAFIAFSYAEKIGLIEAAILTSIINYGIGAETGPSYAALSEFMPDDHRGKMLMLALNFWNVGAAVIALLSLFYSKLTTDLNTILLYTLFSALFLSIVVLFARLHIPESPRWLVLKDRKDEAEKIAEKFPNISIITSEEGGVGIGDAIRKYSLRFFILAVIVAAQAINYNFPSYYVPYSKNFPFGENTAPLIIAISNIGASVGAIPFIWLIDRSRKLSLFASFIFGSATALLIYFSAISQEFSYFLIVLFLNMIFCEWVYGSEATLEGELFPTGMRASAAGAITAFAWLLNTIDVGIMGYLDSSTMLEINFAVWILGLFASSVWLIRGKETAKKPLDETARA encoded by the coding sequence TTGAGCGCTTCAAAAAGTACATCGACCCTCAACAGAAATCATCTTGAAATATTTGCAATTGTGTCGATGAGTTTCTTCTTAGATGGGGTTCTTTTCTCTTTGATACCTACAACACTCTACCTCATACCAAGCATTTTACCATATGCATCTTTAATACTGATGCTGAATTCCGCCTCATTCATGCTCGGCTCTCTCACTTTTGGAGTGGTTTCTGATAGAATTGGAAGGAGGAGAGGGTTGATAACTTCTCTCAGCATCTACACAATTTCAACGATCGCATTTATCGCATTCTCATATGCAGAAAAAATAGGATTAATTGAAGCCGCAATTCTAACATCAATAATCAACTATGGAATTGGAGCTGAGACAGGTCCCTCATATGCTGCACTTTCAGAATTTATGCCTGATGACCACAGAGGAAAGATGCTCATGCTCGCATTGAACTTCTGGAACGTGGGGGCTGCTGTTATTGCTCTCCTCTCGCTCTTTTACTCAAAGCTGACAACTGATTTAAATACAATTTTGCTTTATACGCTGTTTTCTGCGCTTTTTCTCTCTATCGTAGTGCTATTTGCAAGGCTACACATACCAGAGTCTCCTAGATGGCTTGTTCTGAAGGACAGAAAAGATGAGGCTGAAAAAATAGCGGAGAAGTTTCCCAACATTAGTATAATCACCTCGGAAGAGGGAGGAGTGGGGATTGGAGATGCTATAAGGAAGTATAGCCTGAGGTTTTTTATTTTGGCAGTCATCGTAGCTGCACAGGCCATAAACTACAACTTCCCCTCATACTATGTACCATACTCTAAGAATTTTCCATTTGGAGAGAACACCGCTCCATTGATTATAGCTATATCAAACATAGGAGCTTCTGTAGGAGCTATACCATTCATCTGGCTGATAGATAGGAGCAGAAAGCTTTCCCTTTTTGCCTCATTCATATTCGGCTCTGCTACTGCCTTGCTCATATATTTCTCTGCAATATCTCAGGAATTTTCATACTTCCTAATTGTTCTTTTCCTCAACATGATATTCTGCGAATGGGTTTATGGCTCCGAGGCAACTTTAGAAGGAGAGCTTTTCCCCACAGGGATGAGGGCATCTGCTGCTGGAGCAATAACTGCTTTCGCATGGCTCTTAAATACGATCGATGTCGGCATAATGGGATACTTGGACTCAAGCACTATGCTTGAGATCAACTTTGCAGTATGGATATTAGGGCTTTTTGCATCTTCAGTATGGTTGATAAGGGGAAAGGAGACTGCAAAAAAGCCGCTCGATGAAACTGCAAGAGCTTAA
- a CDS encoding P-loop ATPase/GTPase-like protein, with product MKKILIAGLLPYDSGKTTFSISLILHLRDMGIKAHPFKPVSSHNIFTQSSSFSESINMKLLAGGDALQYKHAFDFDIDMLKATNPLDLLLSPTDPSIYLKNSRLPSYYEDQENLFKLVSLMRITECKTMSAKHYFIRDNTDLFPPSFRKNIEHLSSITEALPISLDEALKILRSRELEDNFDICLERIGKGFNTIIVESFSDSLFPYFSSLKDSSMIIVVSPGRAFAYFDEEKVKKIKELKGIPKGSPRTMYLISRYEPDLDEALDLKDPLSSSSKLSSEISKRIDGN from the coding sequence GTGAAGAAAATCCTGATCGCAGGTCTTCTTCCTTATGATTCTGGAAAGACGACATTTTCAATCTCGCTTATATTACATTTAAGAGATATGGGGATAAAAGCTCATCCATTCAAACCGGTGTCATCGCACAACATATTTACTCAATCCTCCTCGTTCAGCGAGAGCATAAATATGAAGCTTCTAGCTGGAGGCGATGCGCTTCAATACAAGCATGCTTTTGACTTTGATATTGATATGCTGAAAGCGACGAATCCCCTAGATCTCCTTCTGAGTCCTACAGATCCCTCAATTTACCTCAAGAACTCAAGGCTTCCAAGTTATTATGAAGATCAGGAGAACCTCTTTAAACTGGTGAGCCTAATGAGGATAACTGAGTGCAAGACCATGAGTGCAAAGCACTACTTTATAAGAGACAACACTGATCTTTTTCCTCCTAGCTTTAGAAAGAATATAGAGCATCTTTCCTCAATAACTGAAGCTTTGCCTATAAGCTTAGATGAAGCTCTCAAGATCCTAAGATCGAGGGAGCTTGAAGACAACTTTGATATTTGTCTGGAGAGGATCGGGAAAGGTTTCAATACTATCATTGTAGAGTCTTTCAGCGACTCTCTCTTCCCGTATTTTTCCTCTCTGAAGGACTCTTCAATGATAATTGTAGTCTCTCCAGGCAGGGCATTTGCCTATTTCGATGAAGAAAAAGTGAAAAAAATAAAGGAACTGAAGGGTATTCCGAAGGGATCCCCAAGAACGATGTACTTAATCAGCAGATATGAGCCGGATCTTGATGAAGCATTAGACCTTAAAGACCCGTTAAGCTCAAGCTCAAAGCTTTCAAGCGAGATCTCAAAAAGGATTGATGGAAATTAA
- a CDS encoding SPL family radical SAM protein produces the protein MERSIYPFSIFDPWQSSLCTCPKKYSLNPYTGCSFGCLYCYAKGYIGKRESTPKKDYVKLLERSARKLNRALPVNIGTSSDPYPDIEQKFKLTRASLSILINMNFKVLITTKGGELLLRDADLMKKGKVAVTPTVTTLNEDLAKKLEPMAPSPKERIRVMEEMNKNDIPLGARVDPIIPGLNDDEKELKELVNALAEAGARLIITSTYKARFVDFKDMINVFPDMREKWKRLYFEEGERIGGYMYLSKSLRERLLKLVVDEAKKLGLEYATCREGLTSPEYFKARSCDGTHLTEMGKRSGSEQK, from the coding sequence ATGGAGAGGAGCATATATCCCTTCTCAATATTCGATCCTTGGCAGAGCAGCTTGTGCACGTGCCCAAAGAAATACTCATTGAATCCATATACAGGTTGCTCATTCGGTTGCCTATACTGCTATGCTAAGGGATACATAGGGAAGAGAGAGAGCACCCCAAAAAAGGACTACGTCAAGCTTTTGGAGAGGTCAGCTAGAAAGCTTAACAGAGCGTTGCCAGTGAACATTGGGACGAGCAGCGATCCATATCCTGATATAGAACAAAAATTTAAACTCACAAGAGCTTCTCTAAGCATACTCATAAATATGAACTTTAAAGTTCTTATAACAACGAAGGGAGGAGAGCTATTGTTGAGGGATGCAGACCTAATGAAAAAAGGAAAAGTAGCTGTTACTCCTACCGTCACAACTTTGAATGAGGATCTTGCAAAAAAGCTTGAGCCGATGGCACCAAGTCCGAAGGAAAGGATCAGGGTAATGGAGGAAATGAACAAGAACGATATCCCATTAGGTGCAAGAGTAGATCCTATAATACCCGGGCTAAACGACGACGAGAAGGAGCTAAAGGAGCTTGTTAATGCGCTGGCTGAAGCTGGAGCGAGGCTTATAATAACTTCAACTTATAAGGCTAGATTTGTAGATTTTAAGGACATGATTAACGTTTTTCCAGATATGAGGGAAAAGTGGAAAAGGCTCTATTTTGAGGAAGGAGAAAGGATTGGAGGATATATGTACTTAAGCAAGAGCTTGAGGGAGAGGCTTTTAAAGCTTGTGGTCGATGAGGCAAAAAAGCTTGGCCTTGAATATGCTACATGCAGAGAAGGGCTAACTTCTCCTGAATACTTCAAAGCCAGATCCTGCGATGGGACGCATCTTACGGAAATGGGAAAGAGAAGTGGAAGTGAGCAAAAGTGA
- the psmA gene encoding archaeal proteasome endopeptidase complex subunit alpha produces MAFSPAMMGYDRALTVFSPDGRLYQVQYAFEAVKQGWSTVGIKTPGGVVLAAEKAVTKSLMDVVSIEKVSMIDTHIGVTFAGFGGDGRVLIEYARQIAVSHRLTYGEPIPIEYLTKQVSDLKQAYTQHGGVRPFGVSLLIGGIDSSGPQLFKTDPAGQYFGYFATSMGRGEAQIEEKLEKNYRKDMSLEEGILLALKVLKESSDQDLKAQNFDVGIILAEKKEFRKLTLPEIEDYLKKI; encoded by the coding sequence ATGGCATTTTCGCCCGCAATGATGGGTTATGATAGAGCACTAACTGTATTCTCACCAGATGGAAGGCTTTATCAAGTGCAATATGCATTTGAAGCAGTAAAACAAGGATGGAGCACTGTAGGAATTAAAACGCCAGGAGGAGTTGTTCTTGCCGCGGAAAAAGCTGTTACAAAGAGCTTAATGGATGTCGTAAGCATTGAAAAGGTAAGCATGATTGACACACACATAGGAGTGACCTTTGCTGGCTTCGGCGGAGATGGGAGAGTGCTGATAGAGTATGCTAGACAAATAGCGGTTTCTCACAGGCTAACTTATGGAGAACCAATTCCAATCGAGTATTTAACTAAGCAGGTAAGCGATTTAAAGCAGGCATATACGCAACATGGTGGAGTGAGGCCTTTTGGAGTCTCTCTTCTGATAGGAGGTATAGATTCTTCTGGTCCACAGCTCTTCAAGACAGATCCAGCAGGACAATACTTTGGATACTTTGCAACATCCATGGGAAGAGGAGAGGCTCAGATAGAGGAAAAGCTGGAAAAGAACTATAGGAAGGACATGAGCCTAGAGGAAGGAATATTACTTGCTCTGAAAGTGCTGAAGGAGTCAAGCGACCAAGACCTAAAGGCTCAGAACTTCGACGTCGGAATAATTTTGGCTGAAAAGAAGGAGTTCAGAAAGCTTACTCTGCCAGAAATAGAGGATTACTTAAAGAAAATCTGA
- a CDS encoding class II SORL domain-containing protein → MKKFGEYIYSPEQASGEAISKVETHTPKIEAPESVKANEAFTVKISVGPHPNQVSHFIRSLTVYFVEEGRAFNPVHLATVEFEPEYSEPIITLTLKLKKSGTIYALGYCNLHGVWEGKKEVKVE, encoded by the coding sequence ATGAAAAAATTTGGAGAATATATTTATTCACCAGAGCAGGCATCTGGAGAGGCAATTTCAAAAGTAGAAACGCATACTCCTAAGATAGAAGCCCCCGAATCTGTTAAGGCAAATGAGGCTTTTACAGTTAAGATCTCCGTAGGTCCTCACCCTAATCAGGTATCTCATTTCATTAGGAGCTTAACTGTATACTTCGTTGAAGAAGGGAGGGCTTTCAATCCAGTCCATTTAGCAACAGTGGAATTTGAGCCGGAATATTCTGAGCCAATAATAACTTTGACCTTAAAGCTAAAGAAGAGCGGTACTATTTATGCTTTAGGATACTGCAACCTCCATGGAGTATGGGAAGGGAAGAAGGAAGTTAAGGTAGAGTGA
- a CDS encoding NUDIX hydrolase: MNDFLEISKEELIYSGIRINVKKRKYIYENSEFEKEIVEFGKSAAVLPINDDRIVLIEQFRYPINKWIIEIPAGRVEKGEDPRNAALRELKEETGYTARNIEEVASFFVSPGYSDELMYLYIAEDLKKSEQSLEKGELIRLKELSIKEVKEMLKKREITDGKTLLALYYYLYYYFDKFGI; the protein is encoded by the coding sequence ATGAATGATTTTTTAGAAATAAGCAAAGAAGAGCTTATCTATTCTGGAATTAGAATTAATGTCAAGAAAAGAAAATATATATACGAAAATAGTGAGTTTGAAAAAGAAATAGTAGAGTTTGGGAAAAGCGCTGCAGTTCTTCCTATTAATGATGACAGGATAGTCCTTATAGAGCAGTTTAGGTACCCTATAAATAAGTGGATAATTGAGATCCCAGCCGGAAGGGTAGAGAAGGGTGAGGATCCAAGAAACGCAGCATTAAGAGAGCTAAAGGAAGAGACTGGATATACTGCGAGGAATATAGAAGAAGTAGCTTCCTTTTTCGTATCTCCTGGTTATTCAGACGAGCTCATGTATCTATATATTGCTGAAGATTTGAAGAAGTCCGAGCAATCTCTTGAAAAAGGTGAGTTGATAAGATTGAAAGAGCTCTCAATAAAAGAAGTTAAAGAGATGCTCAAAAAAAGAGAAATTACTGATGGAAAAACTCTGCTTGCGCTTTACTATTATCTTTACTATTATTTCGATAAATTTGGTATCTGA
- a CDS encoding CoxG family protein — translation MIIKNSLIINANRGKVASILKDVRNFSDCIPNVISSRTEGSKFSGKVRFKIGSVSGTFDVDGEILEKEPERAYDFYIKSGTSGNIIETKGTITLSDADNGKTLLEYHAEAKLGGMIAALGKIIESTSNDLIKQMFSCIEQKISK, via the coding sequence GTGATAATAAAGAACTCCCTTATAATTAATGCTAATAGGGGAAAAGTCGCGAGCATTTTAAAAGATGTGAGAAATTTTTCAGATTGCATTCCCAATGTGATCTCCTCGAGAACTGAGGGCTCGAAATTCTCAGGAAAGGTGAGGTTCAAAATAGGAAGCGTTTCAGGAACTTTTGATGTAGATGGAGAAATATTGGAAAAAGAGCCAGAAAGAGCATACGACTTTTATATAAAAAGCGGAACATCTGGAAATATTATAGAAACAAAGGGAACTATAACCTTAAGCGATGCAGACAACGGAAAAACTCTTCTGGAATATCACGCTGAAGCGAAGCTTGGCGGGATGATCGCTGCTCTTGGTAAGATAATAGAAAGCACATCCAATGACTTAATCAAGCAGATGTTCTCATGCATTGAGCAAAAAATTTCTAAATGA
- a CDS encoding DUF711 family protein: protein MIDLRIRALTLHLNLSRERKEEEALKNAVSDLYSAKEKIEKEIGLEVWSLRVSIPINWELSDSSMDVLKKEKEIKAVIYTSTSDLLNEEKVFRAVSRGYNAGIFLRSERDLSKILDLIYNLSLKDPAFSTRFAVEMSGLGITTPYFPLSIHDSSVKEDYFSIALLYPKDVEGGEDLRAVELAIEKAYRSLSKFIREGIGKKKLRGIDYSLSPWMEESVGRALEKIGRCKLSDLKCMKTVYEVNSILSDFASKHEGLGFNEIMLPLGEDSYLMSLALNGELTIKDLLLLSYVCVAGMDMIPVRGKKEQFEDLLRDIYAVARVKRRPYGVRLIYINEDFKDKEVNLGDFGKAPILNL from the coding sequence GTGATAGATTTGAGAATAAGAGCTTTAACTCTTCACCTGAATTTGAGCAGAGAAAGAAAGGAAGAAGAAGCATTAAAAAATGCTGTATCTGACTTATACAGCGCGAAAGAAAAAATTGAGAAGGAAATAGGGTTAGAAGTTTGGTCGCTGAGGGTTTCAATTCCAATAAACTGGGAGCTGAGCGATAGTTCTATGGATGTGTTAAAAAAGGAGAAGGAAATCAAAGCCGTAATTTATACTTCTACTTCAGATTTGTTAAATGAAGAAAAAGTTTTTAGGGCTGTGAGCAGAGGCTACAATGCCGGCATATTCCTCAGGTCTGAAAGAGATCTTTCAAAAATATTAGATCTTATTTATAATTTATCGCTTAAGGATCCAGCTTTTTCAACAAGATTTGCAGTAGAAATGAGCGGGCTTGGGATAACGACGCCTTACTTCCCTCTTTCTATTCATGATTCCTCGGTAAAAGAGGATTATTTCTCGATCGCCCTTCTGTACCCAAAGGATGTTGAAGGCGGAGAGGATCTAAGGGCCGTTGAATTAGCAATAGAAAAAGCATATAGAAGCTTAAGTAAGTTCATAAGGGAAGGGATCGGGAAAAAGAAACTGAGAGGCATTGATTACTCTTTGAGTCCCTGGATGGAAGAAAGCGTAGGAAGGGCATTGGAGAAAATCGGAAGATGCAAGCTTAGTGATCTGAAGTGCATGAAAACAGTATATGAGGTCAATAGCATACTCTCTGATTTTGCTTCAAAACATGAAGGATTAGGTTTCAACGAGATCATGTTACCACTAGGAGAGGACAGCTATTTGATGAGTCTCGCTTTAAATGGGGAACTTACGATAAAGGATCTCCTCCTTTTATCTTATGTATGTGTCGCTGGCATGGATATGATTCCTGTAAGAGGAAAGAAGGAGCAGTTTGAGGATCTTTTGAGAGATATATATGCAGTTGCGAGAGTAAAGAGAAGGCCATATGGAGTGAGGCTGATTTATATTAATGAGGACTTTAAAGATAAGGAGGTAAACTTAGGCGACTTCGGAAAAGCCCCAATATTAAATTTGTGA